DNA sequence from the Methylacidiphilum kamchatkense Kam1 genome:
TTAATGTCATTGGGCGCGTTTTCAATGATTTGAATCCACTCTTTTTTAATTCTTCATTATCCGATGATTGTTGCATACCGTTTGGTCCAGCAATAATGGTATGCAATTGATCACCCTCATTATTGATTGGAGCATCCAAACTAACTATTTGCGGATTATTAATATTGTTTTCTGGATCTTCTAAATTGAGGTTCTTTTGAGAAGAATTTTTCTTTTTTAGATAAGAACTAATCTGAACTGTTTTAGATTTTAATGCTTCGGCGGCAATTTCATTTTTGATCCAGTATAAGGCATAGTTTGGAAATGGATTTTGTGAAGAAGGATTGTACCTTTCTAAGGCTCTGTAAAAGCCAATAATTCCATCACTAAAGACCGCCTCTTTAATATTTAGGTTGTTCGTTTTGACAACCCTGTGGATCAACTCAATACCGTTTATAATCAATGGTTCCGTTGCTTCAGCTAATGTTTGCCTTTTTCTTTTCCATATTATAGCTTCTTTCCCATTGTCTTTTTCAGCTTCCTCTCTGAGGTTGTTCCACCATATGATGTTCAATCGTAATTTATCTAGCACTGCTAATACTTTTTCGTCCATGTAGTTATGTTTGGATCGAAGTAAAGAAATTAAAAAAACTACTTCTTTGGCATTAATTCTCTTTTGTTTAGAAGGTTCATGAAGATGAATAATCTTCTCAATAAGAATTTTCTTTATAGATGGAATCTGAAGTAAAGATAGTTTTTCTTCATGCAAAGCCATTTGGAATTTTTTGATCGATTCTCTCCAATCTATTTCCTTTTTGACCCATTGTGCTTTATTTTTCATAAGACTTTTCTTTTTTTATTCCTTCCTTATTCTTCGCTAAGTGAAAAAGCAGGTTTGAAGGGATGATTTTTAAACGATTAAGGTTCTGAGATATAATTTCTAAATGTTTGCTTTCTTTGCCTTCGATATCTGCCATTTCTTTCTTAAAAAGAGAATTTTTTTCTTTTAAGAATAGCTCATATAAAATTTTTTTTGTTCTATAACTAAAGATAAACTTCTCTTTGGTTGAAGAATAATTGCCAGTTCTTGATTCTAAAAAATCTTTTAATGTCCAATAAAAAATGGCAAAGGCTCTTGCGTAAGGATCTTTAATTTCGTTATTTGAGACGGCAGCTAAATAATTATCAAAAAAGTTGTTTATTCCTCCAACTACCTCTCCACAAAACAGATCCAACGATTGCAACAAACGGCCATTATTTTGAGCAGGTTGAGCTTTTTCTGCTTTTGTGTCAAAAAATTTAAGAATGTATTGGCTTACAGGAATTGGAGCTATGGGTTGAATATATTCAAGAAGAATTTCGCCTTTTCCATTAGCAATGATTCTTCCTCTTGAATCCGTTTTTGCTTTATAATAGCCTTTAGAGGCAAAAGGAGAAGGATCTTTATCATTGTCTTTTTTTATAGAAGAAAAAAAAGAGAGATACTGTAATATTTTTTCATATTTTTCAGCATATATGTTGGAAAGTCCTTGAAAAAGATCTCCAAGCTCTTTTCGTTCTTGATCAGATAAAGAACTACGCACTTTTTGTGAAAAGCTTTTTATCCATTTTAACGTTCCTTTATCCAAAAAGAGTACTTCATCCGAAGATGCTGGAACTGATCGTGTTTTTTTCTGATTCTTCTCTTTGGCTGAATCATTTATAAAACGAAGATTTTCTTCCCATCGTTCGTTTGTACAAATGTCATATAGCATCGAACAAAGAAGAGCCTTTTCTTTGATGTCAAAAGCAGCATTTTTTTGTTGTCTTAATACCTGTTCTGGGTTGTTTCTAAGGTATTTATTTTTCCGAACAATATTTTGTACTTTTAAAATTTCCTCATAATTGAGAGAATGGAGAGGAAGCCATAAAAATCTGTCTTTTTCCTTGCCAGTAATTAATTCAATCTCTTTTTTATCTAAAAGAGCAAATCCATTAAGTTCTATCATAAAATCTGAAGTGTGTGTTTAATCGATTTTATCTTTCAATGGATCTTTTAATTTTTTCTGGAAAAGAAATGGGCATTTGAAAAGATTTAGTACTCTCTTTTTGTTCCTTTGGTATGTTTTGATCTTTTGTTAATGTTATTGCTTTAAGGTTTCTTAGATGATCTAAAATATGTAAACCTGGTTGATATAGCGGAAGACTTTCTTGAATATTCTTAAAAGAAACATATTCAAAGCTGAATGGCTTCATACCTATATTATAGGTTGCAATGAAAAAAAGTGTGGATCCTTTTTATTCCTTATCTAAAGAAGACTATGTTTCAAGTTTGATACTTCCAGAAGACTATATTATTACGGATATTGCCGCTATAAGAGTGGTAGAATGTGCAGTCCATGCAATGGGAGAGGGGACTGCGCTTTCTGCAGTGTTGTTGGATGGTCCTCCTGGTATTGGAAAAACATTTTTGGGTAAGGCAATTGCTAAAGCCATTGGGGCAAGACATATGTTGTTTCAATTTTTTCCTGGATGTGGAAAAGAAGAACTTCTGCGAGATAAATCCATCGATGGAACACTTGTTCCTGGTATCATTCCTCTGGCTATAACTTCTTCTATAGAAAACAAAACGGTACTCATTCTCAACGAACTAGATAAAGCCGATGTTTCCGTTGACAGTTTTTTACTCGATTTTATTAACGAATCTCAAATATTTGTCCCTCAGTTGGGAGGCGAATTGAAGGCTAACAATACTAACCTTTTAATTGTAATCACAAAAAATGATCTACGTGATGCTACGGAAGCTTTGTTAAGAAGATGTCGGGTTATCTATATGAACTGGCCAACTGTTGAAATGGAAACAAAACTCATAAGAATGCACAATCCATGGGCTTCTGAAAAATTTTGTGAAATCTTTATAAATGCAGCCAATCAATTGCGAAGACATCCTGGTGTAAAGAAAAAACCTTCCCCTCCAGAGCTTGTTCGATTGATAAGCGATTGTTGGCGCATTCGCAATCAAAATATGACTCTTTTAGAATGGAGTCAATTTTTGCTCACAGGGCTTCTTCCTTTACCTCAAGATAGAAAGTATCTAGATCAAAACCCTATGGCTTTAGCATCCGAAGTGAGAAATCTCCTTTCAGAAATTAAAAATCTTTGCAGAATCCACTTTAATGGAATACGTGAATAAAAACTTTTTTCTTGTATAAAAAGCGTTCGATGGCGCATGCGACTTTAAAAAAAATAGACTTATCTGTTCATGCCTCTATCCTCTGTTGGTGAAATACCCACCTAAGACCTTCGTTTCCATTCTCCTAAAAGAGTCTTTAAGGGCATGCACAGCTGCCTACTGCGCTAGGGGCGTCCCCTCGTACAGTAATGCTACTAGAAAAGCACTCCGTCTTGCTTCGCCTCAAGTAGCGTCAGCGCATCGTGTGCTAGTTCAACCAACAGCAGCAGACACCACGTTGAAATAAAAGACAAGGACCGTCTCGCCCCCAGCCTATCCTTCCTCGCCATCAACGGAATGGCTTGTCGTGCACCATGTCAAATTCTTGTAAGAATTTTTTTCATTGGGAAAGATAGCGTTTAGCATTGTAGAGTTGTTTAGGTTTCTCCTGGTGAAGGAATTTGACTTTGTATTTCATTTAAATAATGGGAGGCGGCTTGTCCAGCTTCCAGAGCGGCTTTTTCTCTCATCATGTCAATGACATGCAACCGATCTAGAAGCAACTGATACCGAGTTTGTCTATAATTTTCTATATTGTTTTTCAGTTTTTCTAAAAACTGCTGTTGGTTATTGATTTGATTTGTTACCATAACCTCTAGCTGAGAAATTTGTGGAATGGCCAAAAGATAATTTTGTTGGCATTGCTCTCTGAGAGATTTGAGATCAGTTTGGAGTTGGGTTAATTTTTGTATGACATTCACTGTATCTTGATAGAGTTGAGCATCTAATCTTTCTACTGCAACATTTTGCTGTAGTCGAGCGGTATTTGCCTGTATTAATATCATATAAGATTGATAAGATTGTGGACTTATTCCTGTAACTAGAGTGCCTGATCCCCAACTTGGATTAAGTAGTTGAACTGGGAGGACTAGCATATTTTCTGAGTTATTTTCTTTTCTATGTGAGATCTCAATTGGCCTTTCGCTATCCGTTTGCTGTGCGCTTCTTATCGATAGCAGAGAAGCATAAGGGAAAACGGTTTTATCCAATCTATTAGATGCAAAGAGTAGGACAGGTTCGCCTGGTTTTGTTTTTAGAGTAAATTGTATTATTTGCTTTTGATACTTTTTGGTAAATTGATACAAAAAATTCGGCTGTTTCCTTAAATTGGATCGAATTAAATAATCTTCTACAGCCCCGAACGCACCTGCAGAATATATTTCCGAAAGATTTGGGCTTAGGCCATAGATATTCGACTGATTGATTCCGTTGACAGGACTATAAAGTCCATTGAGGGAACTGCTATTCATCCAGAAAAGAAGCTGTTGCAAGGCATTTCCTCCCCATATTACAGCTTGATATAAAGGATCATTTGGGGATGATGATCTAATCAAGGCGTTAGATCCCAATACCATGGCATTGCCTAAAATGCTAGGCAAAACAGATCCCAAATTTATTTGACCATTAAGCCCATTCCCTGATGAGAGCTGATTGCCAAGAATTCCCCAGCTTAGTGGACCTGATAAATTCATCAATCCACCAATATTGCTAAATAGAGGATTGGAACCCATGTACATTGGAAAGAAATTCATCGCCATATAACCTAACCCTCCGACCATTGTTCCTAAATTACTTCCTCCCATAAATTGTTGAGCAAGAGAACTGCCTACCCCGAATTGTTGGGGGGAAAGAGAAGTCAACATAAAAGGTGGGAAAGCATCCAATCCAATGGGAAGACCTGACAATCCCATGATATTCCCTATATAGCCCAGACCCATGCCATTAAAATTATTACCGTCAAATTGAAGACCATAAGGCAGTTGAGTGAGCATTCCATTTAAAGATTGAGATTGAGATATCGATGTGTTTAAAAAGTTTGAGCCAGAATTTGGATCATTGTATGGATTTTGGGGAACATGGACCTGAGAGACAGCATTCTCATAATTTCCAATTGAAGTAAGAGAAGCAAGTTGTTGACTTAATTGTTTTGTTCCAGAGATCATTTGATCAATATGTTGAACATGCTCATCATTATCTCGGAGGATGTTTTGAATGTCTTGAAGCCTATTTACGATATAGTTCATTGCATCGGCTGCACTCCCAGAAAATCCAGTCACATCAACAGGATATCCCCCTCCAGAAGTAACAGGAGGAGCTGAAGGAGCCTGTGAATAATTTTGAATGGGAGGAATGATGGGTGAGGAGTCAGAAAAAAGCGGAAACTGCATGCATAATATGAGAAAGAACTGTAAAATAATTCTTTTTTTTAGTGATCCCTTTTTCATTTTCTCGCCTCCATTGGAATTTTCTTTTGTTTATCAATCTGCTCCAGCCTAAACTTCTTATTGACAAAATCTTTTGGTAACCTGTCAAAGACGACAAAGCGAAAGTTTCTTTTTTCCCAGATGGAATAAAGATGTTGGCAACTAGCACTCAATTTTTTACAACACTCCAACAGCTCGTTTTTCAATGGATGCAATGAACTTTTAATAAATTCAATGGAATGATTGCCAATTTCCTTTTTTTCTATAGGCATAGATAAAATAACAGTGCCAGGTTTTTTGGGATTATCGATGATAAACCATTCTTCCCATGCTTCAGGAGCTTCGTCATACATTTGAGCCCATAAAGGATATTCTCCATCTAAAAGACTAAGAAAAAAATTCCGATCTATGATAATGGCAGGAAAAGAAGGCTCATTATTTGAATTTTTTGGAATCTCTTTGCCTAATCTTTGATAAAAATAGGCTTCAAAAAGAATAGCTCTTAATGACAGAGAAGAGGATTCTAACTCTTCATTAAAATGAATTCCTAAGTCCTCTGGAAAAACAATTTTAGAAAGCTCTGTCTCTTCCTTTTCTTCTGCATACTCTTTCTCTTTCCAATTACCAACAATTTTTTTACTCATTTTCTATGGCCTCCAATTTCTTTAAATCCATTTTCGATCATTGTAGAGCAGTCATTTAAAACTACGTCTAAAAAGCTTCCCATCTGATTTAATGACTTACTGCTTAGAGAAAAAAGGCCGCGTACCAAAAAATGAAGGACATCCGATGTTGTCTTGTTTTTAAAATAGAATAAAGAGAGGAAAAGAGGGAAAGAAAGAAAGCTAAAGAGAAAAGGTGAAGCATTTTTCCATTGTTTCATATTCATAGTAGAAGAGTAAATCGATAGATACAAATGAAGAACAGATCTTCACATTCCTTTTTTTGCTCTAATTATGTCTGTAAATTTTTGTTTTAATTCAGCTTGAAACTCTCCTTCTTTAACCATCTGCCATATCCTTTTCGGTGTGCCTATAAAACGTGAATAAAGATTAGATAATCCCAAAAAAAGAAAGGATAGTAGGGCAACTTCGAAAAGAAAAACAACTAGATCAGCCTCTCGCCGAGAGTGTAGAAGCATATAGAGAAGAGCTATTGGAAAAGCTTCCAGAAGTTCCCAAAAATTAAGCTTATCGGTAGAAAATAATAGATGATCCCCTGTAACGGTCATAACACCACAGATCAAACAAAGCATTAGTAATCCGATGATATGCAGATTATTATTGTTTACAGGAGGCTGCGGATTAGTCACATGATCAAGCATAACATTCCTTTCTATCTAGGGATAAGATGAAGCAGAAATTGAACTCTTTTTATGCTTTTCTTCCCAAACCGAGGGTGAAGTTTCACAATGGCTTCTCCATCTTTAAGTCTAGAAAAGATATAAGGAGGGTAAATCGGCTCTTTGCGAAATTGAATTTGGAAATCTTGATGGGCGATAGGTTTTGATAAATCAAAAAGAATTTCTTGTGTTCCTCTATACAGATAACCGTCACTTCTTTCAATTTCCCCAAAAAGCCTAGAGGCATAATCATTGGTTTCCATATGAGGATTTCTTAAAAAAATGATCGTTGCTGTATTGGTTAGAATGGCTTCTATTTCAGATTTAATCATTCGGGATTCCAACACAGCTAAAGATTGAAAAGAAATAATACAACCACATTTATATTCCCTTGCCTTATCAAAAAAACCTCTTTCTCCAGTCCAATCTCCTGTGGTTGCCACGGTAGCAAATTCATCGCAGAGATAAATTACAGGCCTTTGTTGGTTAATTGGTCTGCCATCAATTTTTAGTTGCTTTCTTGAAAGGACTGACCGAAAAAAATCGAGTTTTAATAGTATGCTTGCCACTTTTGCCGCATTTCTCCATCTAGAAAAATTCATATCCAATACAAGGATCTTTCCCTGATCAATGATATCTGCAAAATTGAGGTTTCCTTTGGGACTTACCATTCGATCAAAAGGCGGCTGAGTCATCAGTGATGTGAGAACCGAAACAGTCATACCGATGGAACCTGAGGTTCTTTCATTGGCAATATTTAGATATTCACCTTTGAAATAAAGGTAAACTTCATCGGAATAGGGATCTTTACCATAATGATGGAGGATTTTTTCGTAGGAACTTAACCACTTTTGCAAAGGGCCATATTCAGGAGCAGGGATTTCAATATTGTTTATCAAATTAGATAAGGCCAATAATTGATCAATCTCATCAATAAGACTTAGGCAGCTTTCCCAAAGTTCAAGGTTGGGAAGAACCCCAAATTTAAAAGATTTTAAAAGTTTTTTTAGTCGATCTGTTAGTTCCGAGCACACTAGAAGAAGATTGTTGTGAAACTCATCATTTTGAGAATAAGAAAAAAAAGCAGCACGAAAAGAACGCAAACCATTAAATAAGGAAAGGATGCTAGAAGAACCAAAATGCGATTTCGAAGCTTGCTCCCCATTTAAATATTTTAAAATTTTTTCTGTTTCAATTTTCTTCCATAGTCTCTTTTCCCTCTCTTCTTCATTTTCATTTTCCGGCGCATTTTTACTTGCAACATATATGTCTTTAATTTTCTTTTTCCATTCTTGGATCAGGTTTTCGATCCTGTTGATAAGACGATTGATTTTTTCCAATCCCTGAAAAATTTTCTCTTTATTCTCTCTTAAAACACTTTCCACTGAAGATATTTGGCTTTGGTTTGCAGGCTGTCCTCGATCCATGACAAGAAGATTAAGAAGAGGGAAAGACATTGGTGGAGGACATTCTTCAATTATTCCCTTTTGAGCTGCCATAACAAGTTCTCGATGAAGTTGAAAAATGGAGCTAAACAATTTCCTTCCAGCCGCATCCCAGAAAGGATCTTGGCTTGTCTTTCCATCATCAACTGCCTGTTTTAAAGTAATCATTAAATCAGCAAGCTCTGATGGAAGGGAGTCCGGATTATTAAATGGATCTAGAGCAAGATCATGCTCAGGACCAAAAAGCAAAATATCTTTTTCTCTATCATATTTCTTAGCAAGCCATAATACCATTTCAGTCAGCTCGCATTTTCCATCCATAATAAATCCCGAGAATTTTAATTCTGCTTTTTCTTTAGGATCTCTAAGATCAGTTGCTCTAAAAAGGCTTTCCAAAACTTGAGTCAGTACAAATCGAGTTTTTCCAGCACCTGATCCTCCCAGAATGCTCATATGTGAGAATAAATCTTTAATAGTTAGAGGATTGCCAGATTCATCCGTTAGCTCCTGAGGTTCTGTTTCAACTCGAAAATACAATTTTCCAAAATCCGAAGAACTTATTGGATGCCGTGGCCAATAATTTCCTTTGACTTTAGCAGAAAGAGATTCTCTTGGTTTTACATATTGAGGGCCGATCGATCCAACTAAAGTCTCTCTGATCTTTTGGAATAGTTTCATTCTTATACATTAAATAGGTCAACTTTATTGATAGCGATCTATTGTTAAAATATGAACTTTATTATCGAATGGCCTGAACCCTGGAAAAAATGGGCAGATGCGGTTAGCGATAATCTAATTGATGGATTCTGGATTGAAAGTTATGAAGAATTTTGGCCTAAAATCTGGCCTGATGGTTCACTTATCTATGCCCAAAACACCAATGGGAATCATTGGTTACTCTTAAGAGAAAATGCTTGGATCGATTATGGATTTGACAATTTCGATGAGTTTCTAGAAGCCTTATTGTCGAAAAGAATTGAAGCCGACAAGACTTCTAAAATAATTCTGCTAGGAAATTACAGGAAACTGCCAAGAGGAAATTATTTAGGATCATTTCGTGGTTCTATTCTGATCAATGGGCAAAGAGCAATGCATTTTCTCATTATTAATGATAATGAATTTCATAATGTGCGTTTGTTGGCGCATAAAATTGATCGAGATTGTGTTGTTCAGAAAGAAATCTTTTTTCAAGAGTTTATCGATAAGCTAAAAAGTATTTTTCTGAACAACGAAGACAATAGGATAAAACTTATTCGGGTAGGTATTTTTCTAGGGATTTTTACTGCTATTTTTTCTCTCATAGCTTTTTTTTGGAAAAAAGGAATTTTTTTAGCTATTCTTTCTCAAATTGCTTGTCTTTGGATCTTTTGGAGAATAGGAAAAGAATAGATTCTTAATTCCTAAATTATTTTTAGATGCTATTGATCAGCAGAAACACTCTTGTTTCTCAATTCTATAGGGATTAAAGCGTTGCTTTTTTCCTTATTCTTATACAGAGATTCAATAAAATTTAAAGTAGTAACGTTATCAGTTATAAAATAATACGGATTTTCTTCTTCAGAAAATAAGGTGTTATAAGGTAAAAAAAACTCCTGAATTTTTTTTGCTTGCTGACTGAAAGTAGCTGGATCATCAACAAAGGCATTTCTTTTACCGACAATTGGAGCATAATCTTCAAACCAAAATTGAGTTGATTCATAATAACACCAACCCAAAAGAGGAGAAAATGGATGAACCATTGATGAGGCATTGGAGGGGGTATTTTTAAAATAAAAATAATTTTGTAAAAAAAGTGAGCATGATTCGATAACTGCCAAGTTGATTATAGTACAAGCGATGAAGGAATAATGCCAAGATGAACTAAGATTTTCAAAAAAAGAGAGATTTTTTTC
Encoded proteins:
- a CDS encoding sigma factor → MKNKAQWVKKEIDWRESIKKFQMALHEEKLSLLQIPSIKKILIEKIIHLHEPSKQKRINAKEVVFLISLLRSKHNYMDEKVLAVLDKLRLNIIWWNNLREEAEKDNGKEAIIWKRKRQTLAEATEPLIINGIELIHRVVKTNNLNIKEAVFSDGIIGFYRALERYNPSSQNPFPNYALYWIKNEIAAEALKSKTVQISSYLKKKNSSQKNLNLEDPENNINNPQIVSLDAPINNEGDQLHTIIAGPNGMQQSSDNEELKKSGFKSLKTRPMTLNLF
- a CDS encoding AAA family ATPase, with protein sequence MKKSVDPFYSLSKEDYVSSLILPEDYIITDIAAIRVVECAVHAMGEGTALSAVLLDGPPGIGKTFLGKAIAKAIGARHMLFQFFPGCGKEELLRDKSIDGTLVPGIIPLAITSSIENKTVLILNELDKADVSVDSFLLDFINESQIFVPQLGGELKANNTNLLIVITKNDLRDATEALLRRCRVIYMNWPTVEMETKLIRMHNPWASEKFCEIFINAANQLRRHPGVKKKPSPPELVRLISDCWRIRNQNMTLLEWSQFLLTGLLPLPQDRKYLDQNPMALASEVRNLLSEIKNLCRIHFNGIRE
- a CDS encoding type IV secretory system conjugative DNA transfer family protein; its protein translation is MKLFQKIRETLVGSIGPQYVKPRESLSAKVKGNYWPRHPISSSDFGKLYFRVETEPQELTDESGNPLTIKDLFSHMSILGGSGAGKTRFVLTQVLESLFRATDLRDPKEKAELKFSGFIMDGKCELTEMVLWLAKKYDREKDILLFGPEHDLALDPFNNPDSLPSELADLMITLKQAVDDGKTSQDPFWDAAGRKLFSSIFQLHRELVMAAQKGIIEECPPPMSFPLLNLLVMDRGQPANQSQISSVESVLRENKEKIFQGLEKINRLINRIENLIQEWKKKIKDIYVASKNAPENENEEEREKRLWKKIETEKILKYLNGEQASKSHFGSSSILSLFNGLRSFRAAFFSYSQNDEFHNNLLLVCSELTDRLKKLLKSFKFGVLPNLELWESCLSLIDEIDQLLALSNLINNIEIPAPEYGPLQKWLSSYEKILHHYGKDPYSDEVYLYFKGEYLNIANERTSGSIGMTVSVLTSLMTQPPFDRMVSPKGNLNFADIIDQGKILVLDMNFSRWRNAAKVASILLKLDFFRSVLSRKQLKIDGRPINQQRPVIYLCDEFATVATTGDWTGERGFFDKAREYKCGCIISFQSLAVLESRMIKSEIEAILTNTATIIFLRNPHMETNDYASRLFGEIERSDGYLYRGTQEILFDLSKPIAHQDFQIQFRKEPIYPPYIFSRLKDGEAIVKLHPRFGKKSIKRVQFLLHLIPR